One Bacillus solimangrovi DNA segment encodes these proteins:
- a CDS encoding MFS transporter, which yields MKLERTGLQFRLVYFFIFFSFGSLFPLLSVFLRNDAGLSGTQIGTIISLSPVVMIFIQPFWGIVSDATQRPRFVLTLTLCLTGLTALLYLLVDTYFLFIIVALLSAFFQSAIVPVSDSLSLSYVQRSGENYGSIRLYGALGFSAAVLVAGWFADQFGIHVIFYLFAFILIFVSLLSFRLPEESQQMKINMREGSRTLLKMPRFILIIAATFCVFGPVLANNFYFGIYLEETGATLTGIGVAFLLAAGSEAPFMKVAHNFIGRLGLVNVLLFASIVSAFRWGIYIFEPPLFIVYVTTIMQGISVGLYVPAALQYVRELAPQEVRSTAVSLYSAAGNGFGNWFCAFSAGFIIEFLGVSSLYILFAFLTVLGTCFIIMIYRLDKVVIK from the coding sequence ATGAAACTAGAACGAACAGGTCTTCAATTCAGATTAGTTTATTTTTTTATTTTCTTTTCTTTTGGTTCCTTATTTCCGTTATTATCCGTTTTTTTACGAAATGATGCAGGATTATCAGGTACACAAATAGGTACGATTATTTCACTTAGCCCAGTTGTGATGATTTTCATTCAACCATTTTGGGGAATTGTAAGTGATGCTACACAAAGACCAAGATTTGTGCTCACCTTAACACTTTGTTTAACAGGTCTTACTGCATTACTATATTTATTGGTAGACACTTATTTTCTTTTTATTATAGTTGCACTTCTATCGGCTTTCTTTCAAAGTGCAATTGTACCTGTATCTGACAGTCTTTCTCTAAGTTATGTACAGCGGAGTGGAGAAAATTATGGCTCAATTCGATTATATGGAGCACTTGGGTTTTCAGCAGCAGTGCTTGTAGCAGGATGGTTTGCAGATCAATTTGGTATACACGTTATCTTCTATTTGTTTGCGTTCATACTTATTTTTGTTTCTTTACTCTCATTCAGGTTGCCAGAAGAAAGCCAACAAATGAAGATTAATATGAGAGAAGGAAGCCGTACTTTACTTAAAATGCCTCGTTTTATATTAATTATAGCTGCAACTTTCTGTGTGTTTGGTCCAGTATTAGCAAACAATTTTTATTTTGGCATATATTTAGAAGAAACAGGGGCAACGTTAACGGGTATAGGAGTTGCGTTTCTACTTGCTGCAGGTAGTGAAGCTCCATTCATGAAAGTAGCTCACAATTTTATTGGAAGGCTAGGATTAGTTAACGTCCTTTTATTTGCATCTATTGTATCAGCATTCAGGTGGGGGATTTATATATTCGAACCACCACTATTTATCGTGTATGTTACAACGATTATGCAAGGGATTTCAGTTGGATTATATGTTCCTGCAGCTTTGCAATATGTTAGAGAGTTAGCCCCTCAAGAAGTAAGATCAACGGCGGTTTCTCTATATTCAGCAGCAGGAAACGGGTTTGGAAATTGGTTTTGTGCTTTTTCCGCTGGTTTTATTATTGAATTTCTTGGAGTGTCATCACTTTATATTTTATTTGCTTTTTTAACAGTGCTTGGGACGTGCTTCATTATAATGATCTATCGATTAGATAAAGTTGTGATAAAATAA
- the thpR gene encoding RNA 2',3'-cyclic phosphodiesterase — translation MLVNTKKGEGMKQHYFIAIPLSTKLEQCFDNQMSSWKKWLSFKNWVHPHDLHITLAFLGFATSEQLDCIKEQLHASICNHQPFTLTLSNPGVFGREEFPRIFWMGVEHSDPLINLQKNVSEFLERNDFSLDKRPYCPHITLARKWKNEQAFQLDKLNFSHIKPSLSWEVNDVVLYKTNMDLIPKYEPVYTWRLGELYSSLIDDN, via the coding sequence ATGTTGGTAAATACAAAAAAGGGTGAAGGTATGAAACAGCATTATTTTATTGCAATTCCGTTATCAACAAAATTAGAGCAATGTTTTGATAATCAAATGTCTAGTTGGAAAAAGTGGTTATCATTTAAAAATTGGGTTCATCCACATGATTTGCACATTACTCTTGCTTTTTTAGGTTTTGCTACATCTGAACAATTAGATTGTATTAAAGAGCAGTTACATGCTTCTATATGTAATCATCAGCCATTTACTCTAACATTATCAAATCCTGGTGTTTTTGGAAGAGAAGAATTTCCTCGAATTTTTTGGATGGGAGTGGAACATTCAGATCCACTAATCAATTTACAAAAGAATGTGAGTGAATTTCTCGAACGAAATGATTTTAGTCTGGATAAAAGGCCGTATTGTCCACATATTACATTAGCTAGGAAATGGAAAAATGAACAAGCATTTCAATTAGATAAGCTGAATTTTTCTCATATAAAACCTAGTTTGTCATGGGAAGTAAATGATGTTGTTCTGTATAAAACAAACATGGATCTTATACCAAAATATGAACCAGTATATACATGGAGATTAGGTGAACTTTATTCATCTTTAATTGACGATAACTAA